Proteins encoded by one window of Arachis hypogaea cultivar Tifrunner chromosome 1, arahy.Tifrunner.gnm2.J5K5, whole genome shotgun sequence:
- the LOC112706431 gene encoding uncharacterized protein, which yields MSCCIDIILRCCCHTLISMLILFLFMVGSSNGEDINNNPLFEFSSRDEVVQMNGYGEEKLSTVLITGSLNCQPTIPDQYQPHAWPIPGASVAVNCHSNGRKRRGRTAAVAVGVTDEFGDFMVELPSYLHAIPNLEKICRVKINEIPKGSMCGVMNKRQKKKQQLSLTSFGNGIRTYSAGDIRLHHAPFKHSN from the exons ATGAGCTGCTGCATTGATATTATTCTTCGGTGCTGCTGCCACACCCTTATTTCTATGCTGATCCTGTTCCTCTTCATGGTTGGATCATCTAATGGAGAAGATATTAATAACAACCCTTTGTTTGAGTTTTCAAGCAGAGATGAAGTAGTGCAAATGAATGGCTATGGAGAGGAGAAGCTTTCCACTGTCCTCATCACTGGCTCCCTTAATTGTCAGCCCACTATTCCAGATCAATACCAACCTCATGCATGGCCAATACCAG GAGCTTCTGTGGCTGTGAACTGCCACAGCAATGGGAGGAAGCGGAGAGGCAGAACGGCGGCGGTAGCAGTAGGCGTGACGGATGAGTTTGGAGATTTCATGGTGGAGCTGCCTTCCTACTTGCACGCAATTCCTAACTTGGAAAAGATATGCAGAGTGAAAATAAATGAGATTCCAAAGGGATCAATGTGTGGTGTGATGAACAAGagacagaagaagaagcagcaactcAGCCTCACTTCCTTTGGGAATGGCATCCGTACCTACTCTGCCGGAGACATTAGGCTCCATCACGCACCATTCAAACACAGCAATTGA
- the LOC112706423 gene encoding SNF1-related protein kinase regulatory subunit beta-2, producing MGNVNVNNHNNNGATHSEEDDEDDEASSSGTLPTPPTELMGQSPPTSPRATHSPFIFAPQAPVVPLQRPDEMHIPSQSWLQSTSGYEDMYSELGIPTMITWSYGGKEVAVEGSWDSWKTRIPLQRSGKDFTIMKVLPSGVYQYRFIVDGRWRYTPDSPWTQDDAGNAYNILDLQDYVPEDIESISSFEPPQSPDSSYSSLQLSSDDYAKEPPLVPPHLQMTLLNVPVTNMETQPPMSRPQHGVLNHLYMQKRKSTPSVVALGTTHRFLAKYVTVVLYKSLPR from the exons ATGGGGAATGTGAATgtcaataatcataataataacggTGCTACTCATTCAGAAGAAGACGACGAAGACGATGAAGCTTCTTCTTCGGGTACTCTTCCCACACCTCCCACCGAATTGATGGGTCAATCTCCACCCACAAGCCCCAGAGCTACCCATTCTCCCTTCATCTTCGCTCCTCAA GCTCCGGTGGTTCCACTACAGAGACCAGATGAGATGCATATTCCAAGTCAATCCTGGTTGCAATCTACCTCAGGGTATGAAGACATGTACAGTGAACTCGGAATTCCAACAATGATTACCTGGAGTTATGGTGGGAAAGAAGTAGCTGTGGAAGGGTCATGGGATAGTTGGAAAACAAG AATACCATTGCAGAGGTCAGGGAAAGACTTCACAATAATGAAGGTACTGCCTTCTGGTGTTTACCAATATAGATTTATTGTGGATGGACGGTGGAGGTACACTCCGGACTCGCCATGGACACAAGATGATGCAGGGAATGCTTACAATATCTTAGACTTGCAG GATTATGTTCCTGAGGACATTGAAAGCATCTCTAGTTTTGAACCTCCTCAATCACCAGACTCAAGTTATAGCAGTTTACAGCTTAGTTCTGATGATTATGCAAAGGAACCACCATTGGTTCCCCCACACTTGCAAATGACATTGCTAAATGTTCCAGTGACAAATATGGAAACGCAACCTCCTATGTCAAGACCTCAACATGGAGTGCTCAATCATCTTTACATGCAGAAAAGAAAGAGCACTCCTTCAGTGGTTGCGCTTGGCACAACGCATCGGTTTCTTGCCAAGTACGTCACTGTGGTGCTGTACAAGTCTCTGCCGAGGTAA